A DNA window from Cervus canadensis isolate Bull #8, Minnesota chromosome 30, ASM1932006v1, whole genome shotgun sequence contains the following coding sequences:
- the LOC122432056 gene encoding telomere length and silencing protein 1 homolog has translation MPVTGKTFRRRRADSESEEDEQDSEEVRLKLEETREVQNLRKRPNGVSAVALLVGEKVQEETTLVDDPFQMKTGGMVDMKKLKERGKDKISEEEDLHLGTSFSAETNRRDEDADMMKYIETELKKRKGIVEHEEQKVKPKNAEDCLYELPENIRVSSAKKTEEMLSNQMLSGIPEVDLGIDAKIKNIISTEDAKARLLAEQQNKKKDSETSFVPTNMAVNYVQHNRFYHEELNAPIRRNKEEPKARPLRVGDTEKPEPERSPPNRKRPANEKATDDYHYEKFKKMNRRY, from the exons ATGCCGGTCACCGGGAAGACTTTCCGCCGGCGCCGCGCCGACTCGGAGTCGGAGGAAGATGAGCAGGACTCAGAGGAGGTTCGATTAAAACTGGAAGAGACCCGAGAGGTGCAGAACTTGAGGAAGAGGCCCAACGGGGTGAG TGCTGTTGCCCTGCTGGTGGGAGAGAAAGTACAAGAAGAGACCACTCTAGTGGATGATCCCTTTCAGATGAAGACAGGCGGGATGGTGGACATGAAGAAACTAAAGGAAAGGGGCAAAGATAAGATCAGCGAAGAGGAAGACCTCCATCTGGGGACATCATTTTCCGCAGAAACCAACCGAAGGGACGAGGATGCCGACATGATGAAGTACATTGAGACAGAGCTGAAGAAGCGGAAAGGGATCGTGGAACACGAGGAACAGAAAGTCAAGCCAAAGAATGCAGAGGATTGCCTTTATGAGCTGCCGGAAAACATCCGGGTTTCCTCAGCAAAGAAGACGGAGGAGATGCTCTCCAACCAGATGCTGAGTGGCATCCCCGAGGTGGACCTCGGCATCGATGCGAAAATAAAAAACATCATTTCCACGGAGGACGCCAAGGCCCGTCTGCTGGCTGAGCAGCAGAACAAGAAGAAAGACAGCGAGACCTCGTTCGTGCCCACCAACATGGCGGTGAACTACGTGCAGCACAACCGCTTTTACCATGAGGAGCTCAACGCTCCCATACGGAGAAACAAAGAGGAGCCCAAAGCCCGACCCTTGCGCGTGGGGGACACAGAGAAGCCGGAGCCTGAGCGGTCCCCTCCCAACCGCAAGCGTCCTGCTAATGAGAAGGCCACGGATGATTATCATTACGAGAAGTTCAAGAAGATGAACAGGCGGTACTGA